The sequence ATGCCTTCGTTGTCGTGGAAGATGCAGACTTTGTCCTTCTCGTGGAGAACGTCGTAGAGATGCTTTCAATAGAACGGCAGCCTCCATCTCCAACTGTTAATTAATTTCGTGAGAAACATCAACGACGAGATCCccgaagagagagagacaggAAAAATTATTACCCAATATTAAAGTGACACGTAGGGGTTCTAATCAGTTCTACAAATGCCATATTTAACACCGGTTCTATGTGTTTAACtcatttttgatttatttttatttcgtttttttttagaACCCTTTCCTAAAACCTCCGATGGAGGTGGTCTAAGAGCACCATTAACGGGGTCTCCTAACCCGTCTCTTAGAGCAACATTATCAAGACATTTGAACACTTCTTATGGGCGATTCTTACCCAATATTGgcccaaaaataaatataaagtccGTTTAAATGAAGGAGGCGATTTTTAGGTAAGAAGTTTTTTGACTTCGTTCTTCTGTCACGTGTCATTCTGTTATACGTGACGTGAAGCGGTAGAGGGTCGCGTCGTTTTGCTCTGGATCTATTCTCTCCGTCtccctcttctctctctctctctctctcaatccgTAGACGGCGATTCACATCGATCGATCGTGGAATCTCGCCATCGAATCTGCAGGTTCGTATTACTCTCTCTCTTTGTCTCCctcttctctgtctctctctctctcgtatcGATTATGTGTTTCTAATATTTTGCATGCTTTGGGTTTGATCAAGGTCCGCGGAGTTTGGGTTTCATCGTCTCTTCCTTCGGTCGCTTTTGACGGGTACTTCCGCCGTCGTCGACTCTCTTCTTTCTCCGGTTAGAAACCATCTCCGCCGCCGTCACCAACAGGTTTGTCTTCTTTCTCCGTCCTGCGTTAGCTATATAGAGGAATCATTTAAACAAATAGATTGGTGATTCGCCTTTTGGTTGTATATGATTGTTTAGTGATCTGTTGGTTCGTGTTTCTGATGGACTTTTGTTTACCGATGAATATGATTGTATAGTGATCTGTGTTTTTGATTGTAAAGCAGAGGTTTTTTAGTGAATTTTTCGTATACTTGATTGATTAGGGaactttagttaaaaaaaaatgcttGATTGATTAGTGAACTTTAGTTAATAAAAAATGCTTCATCGATTAGTGAACTGAATTTTGAGTTATATACTTGATTGATTAGTGAACTGAATTTTGATTGTATAGTTGATGGAGAGCCACGTTATATGTTGTGATCTATACTGAATTTTGATTCTATACTAGTTGTTTTAGATACATTGGCTTCATCATTGACATGTGTTGTTTTAGTTGGTGTGTAAATTGAAGTAAGTAGGTTTCGACATTTAATGAAAACGTTGTACTGACTTTTTTACTTAGTTTGGTTTCGAAGGAGTGTTACTTGGGAAAGTTTTGTAGTTAGTTTGCTTGGTTTTGTAGTTAGTTTCGGAGGAGTAATAAATATTGATTAGTTATGTGTAACGAGTATAAGTAACTAATGTGTATCATATTTACTTACTTGTTTGCTTTGATTCTTTATTTTCCGAGTAATAAATATTGATTAGACCCTGGTAGTTGATTGTTAGAGAAACATTTAAGCTCTCTGATGGTTGTTCTCTCAAATTTCTTTAAATAGCAGCAACAAGTTTAATTCTTGTTGTGGTTATCCCTTACTCACTTCTTTCTCTCACGTATCTTTCTTTTCTATTCCTGTCCTTCTAATCGAAATGGATCCAAGGAATCCATTGAATCCCTATAGTGAGTCCCCTAGTTATAGTTATCTTCTCCACAGCCAAAATTATCAGTATGGAAGTTATCCTTCTACTCAGTATCCATCGGAGATCCCTCCTTATAGTTCACAACAACCTGAAGGTCCACCTGAACGTGAAGACCCAGCAGTTGCCTCTAAGGAGAGAAGGCAATGGACTCCAGCTGATGACGAGGTCGTCATAAGTGCTTGGCTCAACACATCTAAGGATGCAGTGGTTGGGAATGAACAAAAATCAGGGACGTTCTGGAAACGTGTTGCTGAGTACTATGAATCTACTCCACATGCTAAAGAGAGTGGTGAACCAAGAGAGTGGCTCCATATTAAGCAGAGGTGGCAGAAGATTAATGACCTAACCAACAAATTTTGCGGTGCTTACTCGGCAGCGGAGAGACAGATAACTTCTGGTCAGAGCGAGACTGACGTCCTCAAGATGGCTTATGATATCTACTACGCTGATCACAAGAGGAAATTCAATCTTGAGTATGTGTGGTGCGTGTTGAGGTTTGAGCAGAAATGGCTCAGTCTTAACACTCCTAAACCCACTAAACCCACTGGGAGTGGAAAGCGAAAAGCTGGAGAGGAATGTTCAAGCACCACTGTTGGTGATGAAGAGGTCCGGCCTGAAGGTGTCAAAGCGGCTAAAGCAAGAAGGAAGGTGGGTCAAGGAAAGTCTCTTGCTGATGTTACTACTGTGATGGAGATGAAAGAGAGATTGTCAAAGCTTGCCATTTTAGACACACTGTTAGCCAAGACAGGACCACTAAGCGAGGCTGAAGAGATTGTCAAGAACAAGCTGCTCGCTCAGTATTTCTGACTATCTGTTGCTGAGATATCTGTTTGTATTTCCTGAACTAGTTACTATGTTTGTATTTCATGAAATGTGTTGCTGAATTCGTTGTTTCATAATTGGTACCTTAATGTATTTCTGTTTGGTAGCATTTTCCTTAATGTATGTGTTTGTGACTTCCCATGTGTAGTAAATGTATTTACCTAAATGTTTTTCTGCTTGGTagttcttaaaaaaatttattttcgaCATTTGATATACTTGTCTATCATCTTAAGGCTACTATTGACTgactttcagttttttttttgcaggtttaaTTCGTAAAAATGGGCCGTTATAGTTACAGCCAGCCTTCAGATTCATCACACTATGGTGGGGATCAAGCTGATAGTGGGTACAGCGAGACAGAAGAGCTTATTGGTCGTGACCAAGCTGAGTTGGAGTTGAAGTATCCTGAGCCGTCTCAGTACCCTATGCAGTATCCTCCACAACCTGAGGTGGAGTTTGGATTCCCCCAGGTTTGCTATTGTGGTGATGCACCAATTCTAGTTACATCAAAAAACGATCCGGGGAGGAGGGTATACACCTGCAAGAATGTGGATGATGGCGATTGCCATGTCTGGAAGTTTTGGGACGTCGCGGTGATGGAGGAGATGAGGGCGAGGGATAAACACATTCTGCAGTTGGAGGAAAAGGTAGATAACCTTACCTTAATGAGTAACTTTGAGTCTGAGGAAAAGGTGGTTAGGCTAGAGAACTTAGTTTCTGACTTGGCAAagaagtcgtttactttaaaaattgAGTTTGAAGTTTGTGTTGGTGTCATGCTCTTTGTATTAGTGGTACTTGGTCTGGTGATCGGAGGGAAGTGATGTTGGTGTCATGCTCTTTGTATTAGTGGTACTTGGTCTGGTGATCGGAGGGAAGTTTGTGTTGGTGTCATGCTGTTAACCCTTATGAGACTATGTACTAATGTGTTGTATTGTTATGAACTTTATGAATTACAAATGTGTTGTATTGTAATGAATTAAATGTAAGGGTTGGTGCACTTTTTTGTTAGTCAATTGTTTATTCCTCCATAGTTAATTGTTTATGCCTCCACTCCATGTATATTGTTCGATTCAATCACTTGCATAATTAACTTATTGATATCGAATTTGTCACCCAACTGTGCAATGTGACTTTAAAATGTGACTTTGAAACAACAACTACTTGTCTCGTGAACCACTTTAAACAACATAATAATTCAAAGGTACAACATAATAATTCAAAGGTGTAAGAGTCACATGAGTTGTTTTTTACTTCCACAACAAAACAATATACATTCACAAATTGTATCACGAGAACACAATATACATTCACAAGTTGTATCACGAGAAGAGCTTATTTGCCCCTATAAATATGAAAGATCATTGGCAATTTAAAGACATCTCTCCCCTTTCATCAACTCttcattttaaatgtaaaaaaactCTAATGGCATCTTCTTCTCATTATCACTACCATAACGATGACGATGATGAAGATTATGTTAATGATTACGTTGAAGATTATGTTAATGATTACGTTCAAAACTTTGATGAAGAACCAAAAAAGCGGAAGCAACGTATTTATATGGAGAGGTTCCGAGAAGACGGCCACCAGAAGCTTTGGAATGATTACTTTAGCGAGACTCCAACTTACAATCCCGAGTTATTCCGCCGACGGTTCCGAATGAACAAATCTTTGTTCTTGCGTATTGTACAACGTCTCGAAACCAACATACCGTATTTTCAACAAGGAACCGATTGTACCGGACGGTCTAGTCTAACACCCCTACAAAAATGTACTGCAGCAATTCGACAGTTGGCTTATGGCGGTGCAGCTGATTCACTTGATGAGTATGTCCGGCTTGCTGAAACGACAGCTCGGAAATCTTTGCACAAATTTACCGCCGGAATAATCAGCTTGTTTGGTGATGAATACCTACGCCAACCGACACAAGAGGATCTGCAAAGACTTCTCTATATTGGAGACCAACGTGGGTTTCCGGGGATGATTGGcagcatcgactgtatgcattgggagtggaagaattgcccCACTGCTTGGAAAGGAATGTATTCCCGAGGAACAGATAAACCAACAATTGTTTTGGAGGCGGTAGCTTCAAGTGAcctctggatatggcacgcgttttttggagctccaggtactatgaacgatcttaatattcttgatcgatcccccgtttttgatgacattattaACGGAATTGCGCCAGAAGTGAACTTCTATGTTAATGGTAATCAATATCATTTGGCATATTATCTCACTGATGGTATTTATCCTAAATGGGCGACTTTTATTCAATCTATCCGACTTCCTCAAAGTGAGAAACATTCGTTATTTGCTAAAACCCAAGAAGCTGTTcgaaaagatgtcgagcgtGCCTTCGGAGTTCTGCAAGCTAGATTTGCCGTAGTGAAAAATCCATCCAAGCTATGGGATAAAGACAAAATAGCAAATATTATGAAGGCATGcatcatactccataatatgattgtcgagGATGAACGATCATCATACACTCAGTATAACGTGAGAGAATTTCAAGAAAGCGAGGAAGATGATACATTCACCGTTACTCCGAATTCAAATCTCGGCACTGCAATGGATCGTCGATCGAGCGTCCGTAACAGACAAGCCCATGAACAATTAAAATTCGATTTAATGGAAAATATTTGGGCTAAATTTCGACATTTTCCAAATAACCAATGATTTTAAAGTTTCTATGAATTGAATAAATGTGtgatttatgaattttttttttatgtatggaatgtaataaaatgtttgtaattttaattaaattaaattttttcctCTTTTTAATGTATTGAATATAAATAGATATATCTTAATTACtacttattaataaaaaaatgattctaTACCTAAGAACCTTCTAAAAGTTCCATTGATAATGTTGTATTTTACTTAAGTATCTTAGAAAACTTCTTAGACTAAAAATACTAATTAAATATTCTAAGAAGTTTGATAAGAGTTGGCATTGATAATGTTGCTCTtagtgttttaaaattaaaaagaaaaagaaaaaaagacaattATCTTAAGGGACGTCTCTTAATCAAGAGACAGAAGAGACGGCTCTTGTTTCCGTCTCCCACTCGTCCTCTTCCCAGCATCAGATGAATCGTACTCTAGCTGATTTTCAAGCGGCTCAGCAGCAACAAGCAGCTATCAACGTGATTCTTCTAAGATCGGTGGTTCGTCTCACCGTTACGGCTCGCCGTTTCTTCCTAATCTCAGGTCTCAGACGCAGCATCAATCGGATTTGGTTGGGATCCGAATGGGATACGGTTTGAGTAATCAGACGTCAGCAGGCGATTCAGATTCTAAACCGGGTGGGGACTGAGGTATATTGTTTTTTGAAGAATTTGGCTTCAACGTCGGAGTTCACTGTCTTCATTGATGTATTTTGCTTATGGTTTTGTTCATTTGTGGTGGCAGTGGGACCAATTAGATGCGCTTTATGAATTCAATTGGGACTTCAAACATCTTGAAGTAAGTTGATTTGTTTacattcttcttttttgttgtcTATTGTTGAGTCGACAGGTTTTTCAGTTTGGTACTAGCTTCTGATATTTTTGTTGTATGCCAGGAAGCATTGGAGGAGGAAGATGGATTGCTCTATGGGAAGAAAGTCTTCCTTTTTGGCTGTACAGAAcgtaagcttcttcttcttcttgttttgattaattGACACTTGGAGCTTTATGTACTGCTTTTATGCTGTCTCCTTGTCTTTTAGTCTCTTCTTTTAGTCTCACACTCTTGTGTTTTTGCAGGCGTTCGTGAATCTTGTTCTTGCACTATGCGATCCAGTTGTCATGTTCCAGCCCTACTACTCTTGTGAATCCTGGTAACCCAAGCGGCACCTATACTTATACCTGGACTGATACTTATAGTTGAATTGATTTTACCTGATAGTTTTGTTGGCGCTGTTACAGTTTAATAGCTCTTTCTGAACAACTCTGAGTAAAGCAGAGAACAGTAGAGGCTTGTAATTATGTCTCTACCCTAATCTATTTGTTTTGCAAATAACTGAACGCCTTACTTGTAATTATGTCTCTACCCTAATCCACTTGATTTTACCTGATAGTTTTGTTGTTCAAAAGTATGGAAGTTTAATGGCAGATGATCACTAGAAGCTACTGAACGCCTTGCTGTTGCAGTTGGGCTGTAACCAAGCCACAGTCAGGAAGAAGGCTGTTACATGCATTGGTAAGTTAGTCTTCATTAAGCTTCAATGATAGTTGTATGAAAAATCTTGTCATTTACTCCTATTGCATTCCATGTTTCTCaatgtttaactttttttttaagaactccTAAATAAGAAACTCCCATTGGAGCATCAAAATGTTGGTGTCTCTTAACTAAATCTCTTAAATGACATTTAATAGTTAAAAATGATTAAGAGACCCATAGTGGGTTTTTGGGTTAATGATGCTCTAACGATCCGATCTCTTAACCGAATTTAATTTCCGGTACGGAGACGAATTATTATTAACCGGTACGTTATTATTAATAGAGTCCCTAACCGGTTCCCATGTAGAGAAACGTCGGATCTTCGTGGAATATTCGAGAACCGGCATCGAGTTTCTGAGTATCGCCGGCGTGTTTTACTTTGTGGCGGTACAAGAAGAAAGCTAGAGCTGAGAGCATGCCGAGCGTGATTCTCAGGGAAGAAAGGCTGATCGGGAGCGTCCGGAGGAGGAGTCTCCGGGAAAAGCGGCTGGTGGAGAATTCTTCGATGAGTCTCGTTCAGCTTCACGCCGTTAACGGAGAACGataagaggaggaagaagaagagtacgGAGTAAGGAACTCTCATGGCGACTTGTGATTAACTGTTTTACGATTCTCCTCTCTTTCTATCTTCATCTTCTAATTCTTCCTTCTTCAGTGGAAACACAAATAAGAAAATTGTTTATGggaaaaaggaaaattaaaaaGTCGATAAAAGGGAAAGTGAGAGActagagactagagagagatcTACTTTCTTTTACCTCCTCTCATTTTTCGTTAATTAGTAATTAATTCTCCGTAAACgcttttttttgtagtgtgaacaaaatacataaaaatgaagaatatatAGAAATTTCCGATTATGGGTccgattggtaatggctgtagctttaaatattttgctgtagaaaaaaatctgtagactttttgctgtggctttagattttattgctgtagaattttattgaagcaccaaaaaattgctttggatatttggctctgcagagcacttgtacagctgtaggatattttaagagctgtggtttcaaaaaaaaatttaaagcttgattgctctgaatttgg comes from Brassica rapa cultivar Chiifu-401-42 chromosome A02, CAAS_Brap_v3.01, whole genome shotgun sequence and encodes:
- the LOC108870811 gene encoding glutathione S-transferase T2-like, whose translation is MDPRNPLNPYSESPSYSYLLHSQNYQYGSYPSTQYPSEIPPYSSQQPEGPPEREDPAVASKERRQWTPADDEVVISAWLNTSKDAVVGNEQKSGTFWKRVAEYYESTPHAKESGEPREWLHIKQRWQKINDLTNKFCGAYSAAERQITSGQSETDVLKMAYDIYYADHKRKFNLEYVWCVLRFEQKWLSLNTPKPTKPTGSGKRKAGEECSSTTVGDEEVRPEGVKAAKARRKVGQGKSLADVTTVMEMKERLSKLAILDTLLAKTGPLSEAEEIVKNKLLAQYF